CGAAAGCATTTAGTAATTGTGGAGGAACGTAGCCTAGTCCAACACTACTAGGAGGTGATTTACTattatcctcttagacttagtagttTGTAGAACTAGTATCTATGACGGAGTACGTGCCCTTAGATTATTTCTCTTTTAGtgcttccgccacttagatgaggaaagtggttattcttttGTAGCTGCatccattattttttttttgtgcttaatgcttggatgtatcaccattttggcaagccccaccttgccttgcaaaaagacaccttacctcatagatgtcttattGTGAATTGAAGGGGCAGAGtcagacccgctaattgtctcacatcggctatattagtagtaTTAGTTTAAATAAgagtcatagttttagtcacctctttacttgggacgaTCAAACGTTCGgttttgggatatttgatgtgactcctatttacgcacatttagtcccgtAACTAGCCTAATTCCTATATATTTTAGTATGTATTAGGCTTATTTCTTGTCTTTatctttcttttatgcatattctatgaggtttagtgtcctttgtaggagaggaACACTAACTTTGCCTAAACGGAGGGAAaaggagctaaattgataacaccCAACGACCAAACATCGAAGAGGAGACTAACACTAAAggtctaagtcaataaaacaaagAATTGGGCATTGACAAAGGATCCCCATGACCCAAGAAGGACCCCCGTGGATTAGGGGGCAGTCCAAACAAGAAGAAGTAAAgcagctcaggacgagcgtcccagaacTGACCCGGGCGTCCCCAaactcaggacgggcgtcccttgATGCAGGATGATTGTCTTCAAAGCCAGGTCAAGCGTCCCCTTTTCAGGACTTGCAAGGCTTTGAACTTCAATTAAGgggtctaatcgtcatttaagcccttagttaacctaatccttgaaTCACTATATATACCCTCTTTGTAATAAATTGAGTGTTAGGCCCTCTTAGTGGAGGCTAAGCTCTCTTAGATTTGATTAAgcctccttagattagattaggagtagattagttTTAAACTTTTCACAATTTACATCAAGCATTCAACAATTGTTCTTTCAATCTTTAATaatttacatttggatctctttggtatgtatttgaagactaagtgataagtattcatttttattcaaggattcttatttatttatgttcatctttactctCCAAGTTGATAAcattcttaatccctttttatttacttgttaatatcTTGTTTATTATCTTgcctaatcatcatgttcatttgtattgtgatgtttgacaccattgctagcatattaatcatgatgtgtagtcagtagtcttttagctagggttagtgggggattaggggagtaattatgggataaatctatgtttaatgagttcatatgaatgcttgcttattgtgttttcaacttatgcacatgttatgtttgatgaaatgcttgattgacaacctagcatgattctcttatcctttcaacaagacttgtaagatataaactaactcaaggctttttagaccatgtatatagttgaatagggagaattaagttgatgtaggtgttgtaaagtcttgatcgactcggctccgagacccaaaaatccccaggaataatacataaactaactcgattccaacaataataatttcttgcatctatgtaactcatttatgctatcttatcatgattcccctatgatcccatgacaccctagtgtcttttCCCATTTGTTTGCATCTCCATTTCtatttacttgtcttgttcttcatttgtttacatttccttgttgtagtttagaacacaacttcaaaccccaatatttgtgacacttgcataaattgagatagatagacttaggacccaaagcacaccgtccctggatcgacctcgacttaaccacttactagttgtttgttgagaatataaatatgtttgatttagtgaacaacgactcgctcaccaTCAGATATTTTACTTGCTGCGAATGATCTAGGCATGTTGCATGATGTAAAGAAATATCTATCTAAGAACTTTGaaatgaaagatatgggtgaggcatCCTATGTGATCGGAATTGAAATTTTCCGTGATAGATCACAGAGATTGTTAGGGTTATCTCAGAAAGCTTACATTAATAAAGTTTTAGAGAGATATAGAATGAATGAATGCTCTACAGGGATAGTTCCTATACAAAAAGGGACAAATTTAGTAAAATACAATGTCCCCGTAATGAACTGGAACGAAAAGAAATGAAGATAATTCCCTATGTATCTGTGGTTGGGAGTTTGAACTATGTTCAGACATGTACTCGACTCGATATCAGCTTTGTTGTTGGAATGTTGGGTCGGTACCAAAGTAATCCCGGGATGGACCACTGGAAAGTTGCGAAGAAGGTCCTTAGGTACTTGCAAGGCACTAAGGAGCTCATGTTTACTTATAGGAGATCAGATCATCTTGATGTGATTGGTTATTCAGATTCAGATTATGCCGGATGTGTTGATAGTAGAAAATCGACATTTGGCTACTTGTTCCTTTTAGCTGAAGGGGCACTATCATGGAAAAGTGGGAAGCAATCTGTCATTGCTACTTCTACTATGGAAACCGAATTTGTGACATGATTTGAGGCTCATATTCATGCATTGTGGTTGCGAAACTTTATCTCAGGACATAGGATCGTCGATAGTATAGCCAAGCCGCTGAGAATTTATTGTGACAATTCTGCAGCCGTCTTCTTCTCTAAGAACGATAAATACTCTAAGGGTGCTAAGCACATGGTATTAAAGTTCTTATCGGTCAAAGAGGAGGTACAAAAGCAAAGAGCATCATTTGAGCATTTAAGAACGGATAAGATGTTAGCAAATCCATTAACTAAGGGATTACTACCCAAGGCGTTCATTGGCCATGTAGAACGCATCAGTGTTGTATCAAAGGCCTtgttattatatattatataattaatattcttGTAATTAATGTGACATCTAGAATTCACTTATGGTATGTTTGGAAACAGGTATTTCATTTCCAATTACGGATTTGGCCCAAATACGGTGTTTGGGCTGATAACATCATTGGATTTGGTAGAAGTC
This sequence is a window from Silene latifolia isolate original U9 population chromosome 8, ASM4854445v1, whole genome shotgun sequence. Protein-coding genes within it:
- the LOC141595611 gene encoding secreted RxLR effector protein 161-like, which encodes MKIIPYVSVVGSLNYVQTCTRLDISFVVGMLGRYQSNPGMDHWKVAKKVLRYLQGTKELMFTYRRSDHLDVIGYSDSDYAGCVDSRKSTFGYLFLLAEGALSWKSGKQSVIATSTMETEFVT